One region of Baekduia soli genomic DNA includes:
- the mreC gene encoding rod shape-determining protein MreC: MYDKTVRRRRAVLGLLVVSSLILLTAYFGEPAGGALHSVQRGVLQVVSPIQEGASRALKPVRDLFGWVGDTVSAKGELKSARRDRDQWRASAIRNEAAARDNRQLRGLLGLDQAPQSLKAFDPVTARVTGSSPTLWYVRIFIDRGSSSGLQVDQPVIASDGSGDEGNGLIGKVETVASNSSTVRLITDASVAVAARTVSGNATGVVTPKVGNPRDLILKYTRKDDQIASGDVVVTAGTTSKRDDLAAPYPPDLPIGRVTRIDEPGSESQEVHLRPFVDLQHVEWVQVLTKKVDNNR, encoded by the coding sequence ATGTACGACAAGACGGTTCGCCGGCGGCGCGCAGTCCTGGGACTGCTCGTCGTCAGCTCCCTGATCCTCCTCACGGCCTACTTCGGCGAGCCTGCGGGCGGGGCGCTGCACAGCGTGCAGCGCGGCGTGCTCCAGGTCGTCTCCCCGATCCAGGAGGGCGCCAGCCGCGCTCTGAAGCCCGTCCGCGACCTGTTCGGCTGGGTCGGCGACACCGTCTCGGCCAAGGGCGAGCTCAAGAGCGCTCGGCGCGACCGCGACCAGTGGCGCGCGTCGGCCATCCGCAACGAGGCCGCCGCCCGCGACAACCGCCAGCTGCGCGGCCTGCTCGGCCTCGACCAGGCCCCGCAGTCGCTGAAGGCCTTCGATCCGGTGACGGCGCGCGTCACGGGCTCCTCGCCGACGCTCTGGTACGTGCGGATCTTCATCGATCGCGGCAGCTCCTCCGGCCTGCAGGTCGACCAGCCCGTCATCGCCTCCGACGGCAGCGGCGACGAGGGCAACGGGCTCATCGGCAAGGTCGAGACCGTCGCCTCCAACTCCTCCACCGTGCGCCTCATCACCGACGCGTCCGTCGCGGTCGCCGCGCGGACGGTGTCGGGCAACGCGACCGGCGTGGTCACCCCGAAGGTGGGCAACCCGCGCGATCTCATCCTGAAGTACACCCGCAAGGACGACCAGATCGCCAGCGGCGACGTCGTCGTCACCGCGGGGACGACCTCCAAGCGGGATGATCTGGCGGCGCCCTACCCGCCCGACCTGCCGATCGGCCGCGTCACCCGCATCGACGAGCCGGGGAGCGAGTCCCAGGAGGTGCACCTGCGCCCCTTCGTGGACCTGCAGCACGTCGAGTGGGTCCAGGTGCTCACGAAGAAGGTCGACAACAACCGCTGA
- a CDS encoding rod shape-determining protein, which translates to MGFFSYLTGFGGRDMAVDLGTANTLVYVRGRGIVLSEPSVVAIDSRTGEVHAVGIEAKRMLGRTPGTIQAIRPLKDGVIADFDVTEEMLRHFIQKVHQNRWAHPRVVVCVPSGVTGVEKRAVEEACLSAGARQAYLIEEPMAAAIGAGLPVGEPTGSMIVDIGGGTSEVAVISLGGIVVSQSIRVGGDELDEAIINYAKREYKLLIGQQTAEEVKLEIGSAYPMEEEVQAEIRGRDMVSGLPKTVVLTSEEIRQALEEPLSQIIDAVKETLDRTPPELASDIMDRGIMLAGGGSLLQGLDERLREETQMPSHLAESPLTCVAVGSGRSLEEFEVIHRTNKNSRSRRRPR; encoded by the coding sequence ATGGGCTTCTTCAGCTACCTCACCGGCTTCGGTGGCCGCGACATGGCGGTCGACCTCGGCACGGCCAACACGCTCGTCTACGTGCGCGGCCGCGGCATCGTGCTCAGCGAGCCGTCGGTCGTCGCGATCGACTCGCGGACGGGCGAGGTCCACGCCGTCGGGATCGAGGCCAAGCGCATGCTGGGCCGCACCCCCGGCACGATCCAGGCCATCCGGCCGCTGAAGGACGGCGTGATCGCCGACTTCGACGTGACGGAGGAGATGCTGCGCCACTTCATCCAGAAGGTGCACCAGAACCGCTGGGCGCACCCGCGGGTCGTGGTCTGCGTCCCCTCCGGCGTCACCGGCGTCGAGAAGCGCGCCGTGGAGGAGGCCTGCCTGTCGGCGGGCGCCCGCCAGGCGTACCTCATCGAGGAGCCGATGGCCGCGGCGATCGGCGCCGGCCTGCCGGTCGGCGAGCCCACGGGCTCGATGATCGTCGACATCGGCGGCGGCACGTCCGAGGTCGCGGTGATCTCGCTGGGCGGCATCGTCGTCTCGCAGTCCATCCGCGTCGGCGGCGACGAGCTCGACGAGGCGATCATCAACTACGCCAAGCGCGAGTACAAGCTGCTCATCGGCCAGCAGACGGCCGAGGAGGTCAAGCTGGAGATCGGCTCGGCCTACCCGATGGAGGAAGAGGTCCAGGCCGAGATCCGGGGCCGCGACATGGTCTCGGGCCTGCCCAAGACCGTGGTGCTGACCAGCGAGGAGATCCGCCAGGCGCTCGAGGAGCCCCTGTCGCAGATCATCGACGCGGTCAAGGAGACGCTGGACCGGACCCCTCCCGAGCTCGCATCCGACATCATGGACCGCGGCATCATGCTCGCGGGCGGCGGCTCGCTCCTGCAGGGGCTCGACGAGCGACTGCGGGAGGAGACGCAGATGCCATCCCATCTCGCCGAGTCCCCGCTGACCTGCGTGGCGGTCGGCTCGGGCCGATCGCTCGAGGAGTTCGAGGTCATCCACCGGACCAACAAGAATTCGAGGAGCCGGCGCAGGCCGCGCTAG